AATCTGTTGTGAGTTAGGGTGCAGGTAAATCTCAGTAGGCTTGATAAAAGAGGTAAAAGTAAAGCTGAAAAGAACACTTTGATGTACTCACATTACTAATTTCTATTTTACATTTCCCCTAAATAGGACACTTGCAGCAGACATGTTTTAAAAGCTATTTGCCCCACTTAAGAAAAACCTCAAAATGCTTAGATGTCAGCTCACCATCAGAGTGCAGTGTTACTCCATCAGTGAATGACACAGAAAACACTGTTCACCAGATAAGCTCTTTTCACCACATAAGACACACTTGTACTATCTAGCAACATGTCACAGTGCAGCAGTGGCAATAACACGAACAGTTTAAAGTAGTTTCTTTACACAGTGTTTATTCCATGCAACACAAGTTAAATTCATGGCAGTAAAAGACGTCATAGTGGCAGCGTTATGGTAAAGTCAACCTGGATGTAACAGCTCTAGCAGCATCACCATAATGGCAGCCCATCATACCTacagaaacacattaaaaacataataattaGAAATTTAGTTTCtggaaaacacattaaaatatatGCATAATGTATCCCTCTTCCTAATCAGACTCAAGTAATATTCAGTCCAATGAAGAATATATAATATACAAGAATATATATGTGGTAGTTTAATAGAGAGATAATGGGGTAAATACATTTACCTGATATAGCTGGATCCTGGAACACTTTCTGTGCTCTCCCTCACTAGCACATCAGAAAATACAGTATCAGGACTGTCTCGTTTCCCATACCTGTGCATAAAGAAGATATCAGCAattaatcaatatttttttccatataGGGTCAAGGTGGACTTAATAATATAGAAGTAAAAAACTAACCTCTGTCTTGTTATGAGGTTGATGTAGTGTCTTAGTGCAGAATAATATTTGGCAAGCTCCTCAGGTGGCGCGCCTTGCCGTGGACTGGCAGGTTTGGCTGGGTATGCATTTATGCCAGAGTGAATACAAACCAGCAGGCAGAGAGCCAGAATACTCAGCGACATCACAGCGTTGGAACACGTCCTAGATCACAGGGAAAATacagagtaaaaaaaacaaaaacacaaatccaGCAATTCACGGCAAAATTAGAAAAAGAGCTCTGCAATAGAGTGACCATGTTCATGAAACATAAAGGCAGTCAAATCTGTAAAGACATGCtgactttaaatttaaaaagcaaGCCTCTCCATTAAATTGTTACAAATAAAGATTTTGCTTACACTTTAGTTCTGCTGTAGTtgcttttcctgctgttcaaGGCACGTCTGTCTGATTCCCTACATTGCCCATGTTTTATACAGCTTGTGCCATgtggggaggggtggggggtaATTCCATTCTTTTAGGCTACTCCTGAGAAATATCTATGGTTGCATTATTTAAGCTCAAAGTAGCAAAGCAGTGAAACAAAAAATGGcattatttcagaaaaaaaactcacaacctttgtttgtttataaattTAAATTAAGTACATCACTAACATGCTAAAGAAATTTGTGTTCTACAACAGGACCAATTCATCTGGAACAACCCAAAAGGTCTTCATCATTTTTGTTTCCCCTAATGGCTTTGTTttctatgtttaaaaaaaattaaggtcTAAATAAGTGATAAGAGTACACCTGATTAAAGCAAACTTTTCTTTGGTTTAGTTATCATGGAAAAGTACTGATGAGTGGAGATGAAGGCTAAAAGTTTTATTAATGTAGAAAATCTACTTAAGACCAAAAGCAGCATGATATGTTTTAATGAAACTGATGATGTGTAACTTAAGATGGCCATGGTTTTCACATtaagctgaaaaatgaaagatGTGCATTAAGTTCACTTCATAGAGAATGCAAAGTCTACTCAAACTACTTAATCACAAGGGGCTGATACAGCAGGaagctccacatgtttgatttgattttttaattttattattttttttgaaaTGCCGGATACCTTGACTGATGCAGCTCAAAAGAATTTGTGGCTCATCAGGAAACAAAATTAACTCATGAAATTGTGCATTAACCATCTCAAAAatatgaaaagctgctggaaatAAAAGAACAGGCATTCGTGCTCCTTGCTATCACACAATTGTGTATTGTGTGCAAATTACACAAGAGCAGCCTAGTCAAAGCCTTTAAACGGTTACCAAAAGTTCCAAACTCATCAGTATATGTTAAATCCTTTGATTTTATGGCCTTTTAAAACTGCTTCATGCATCTCATCTTTAAGTCCAAATTAAACACTACTGAATGACAGGCAGCTGTCTTAAGACAATAACTGCAGCAATTTCAGCCAAACGAGCAAGCATAGCTCTAAATTACTCAAAATCATACAAGAAAGGGcaggaaatcacaaaaaatCCTTAAACCTTCAATTTCAGTTGATAGAGGGCACAAAAAGCTTTCAGCACCGAAATGATAAGACAACTTTAATGGCAACTATTTTCTTAGAAGGGCACTCAACAAAAATTTGGCAGTAAATCGTTGCTGTTCTGTGGCAGTCACATGAGCGCTGCACTCCAAAGCCACAGCACAAGTCTTTGCTGGTAACGTAGgctacacacaaacaaaaaaccttttCAGCCTCATATTACAGATAAAATATTCAGATGctgtaaaacaaaatgacaTTGTTATTCATAGAAAGCATTTACATGTTAATACTGCGATTTTTATAGCACTGAGTATCACTGCCAAGTGATCAGGTTCACTGTTCAAGTATGAATCTGTCTGgaaaaatgctccaaaacaTACATAACAAGGTATACAACcatttcattttagttttataaTGTTTTCAGTGGTTAACAGGTCTGGACTGCAGACAGGGTAATATAAAAAGTCGTACTATATACCTATGCTCTTTACCTGTATAAACATGCTGGTAGTGTTGATGAAATaagcaagaaaaaaatgtagaaataaatgtaactccAAGTTGCTTCAACACAAGTTGAAGTTACATTACAACAGCAGAGTCCAGATTCTGCCTACAGCAGTTTGATTGTAAGGTCAAAGTGTGGAGATTATGGGAAGAACACTATGCTGATCAGATCAGTCAAACTTGGCATGCTTGGAGCAGACACCAACTGACTGCTGTGGCAGGGTCTATGTTCACAGGAGCTCCCAACCAGGCATCAATCTGTTACCTCATTGTCATCACCGGACACAGGCGTTGGGGTACAAGAAGCtcaaaactatttatttatttactttttacaaaTACTCTCAGAATCTTTGTAAGCACATTTGCACTTGATGCAGAACGCCTTTTACGGACTGTGACATCAGGTACCGTGATGACAAATGAGGGCCAGGTGGATAAAGCACAGAGAGTCCTTCAAGTGTCATTTCTGATAAAATTGGTGTGCTCTCTCGTAATGCTCCTCACAAACGTTATCTACAAAGAGAGAGCCCACCTGCAGGACTATCAGAAGACCTAAATACATACATTTACTCGTACTAAAATATCTAAAACCTGACGCCCAGATGGACTTCTAGTTGAGGACTAAAGCTAAAACTTTCAGTAGGAATTCTGGaagataaattatttattttagccAGTTGAACTGGGTAGTAATGACCATCTACTAAATAATATACTCCTTTCTTTATGCAGAAACCTAATGCTACACAAAGACCATGATAGAATTTAATTGCATATGCACTTTGGTAATGTATGTGAAAGTAAGCCGACTGTGCGCTTTGTATAGCAATGAGTCATGCAAGACATAAACTCTGCTACTATTTGCAAATTAACCTCCCTTCCTTCATAATCTCCTCCATTGTAGCACCTGGTCCTTAATGGTGAGAGAACAGTGGGTGAAACAGCTGTATAGATAATGAGAACATTATCCACACTAGCAACATTTGagtggaacaaaaaaaaaagatttttcaaaCTGCAATTTTCCCCcagagcctttttttttttttaaatcgacTAGAAATAagctagtttaaaaaaataaatgactatATTACAATAAAgacaaataatattaaaaataattacttgatagtcttatttttctttatttaaactaCTGAATAAGCAAGTGTGATCAACAAAGTCCAACTTCTTTCATCTCAATGGGTTTCTACTGGGAGTGTACTGGAAACCAGAGACTATGTTACACGAAGATGTCCAAATTCACTGTTTCCCCATCTGTTTTTAAACATTAGTCTGACTCATTCATTTTCCATTCATGTGCAAGCAGCACGACCACAAGTTAAAAGCATTCAAACACCAGGTCCAGTCAGCTCTGTGCAGGCATCTCCTGCCtcattacattttcacatttagCTAATGTCCTGACAATAAGTCAATGAAGCATAATGCTTGCATGCAAGAAAGTTATGGGGATATAGTGCGAGTTGTAtccgtgtttgtgtgtatgttttggCTTAGTTTCTACCCTCAGGCTCTGTATTctttaaatgtcaaaatgtcCAAAAGTCTGTTTTTTATGTGAAGCACTTAGATGGATTTGGCTGAAAACATCATCTTAAATGACTTGTTTTAGTGACTCCatattcttttttctcttttagttatttattcTTGCTTGAATTTTGtagaaaatgtgtttctgagacttaaatatattttaaatacagagtttgttttttttttaattattcctGCAAATGTGAATACTGTTTTGCTCCTGTCAGGTTTAAATACTAAAAGGCTCTTGCTGTTCAGACACAGTTGCAGGTGCTTACGAATAAGTATATTCACAACTGAGGAGACTGAAACAACACCGAACCTATGCATTTTGTCTGCTCGACAGTAACTTCtgcctcttctttctcctcaCCTCCACACCATATTAATCATCAATCAACACGTCTAGaatgtaagaaaaaataatttactTCAACAATCTAAACAGGACAAAACATACATTTTATCTGCAAACTCATGAGTCATTTAAGCATTTTACAAACACCATATCACCGCACCAGTGATGTCAAACTGTATGAAAAATTAACAGAATCATTAGGGGTTGTcaatttttaaacacaaaagGTGTTGGGTTTCTGGATTATTTATCTAAAGAAAAATACTGAAGCCTGACCAGTATACAAGTATACATTAGCCTATCACAGATAAATCACTATCATTGTAAATGCTGGCAGGCCCCatttgcctcagttaaggtcagagttcttGATGCTTTCTGAAAAGGAGAATGTTCATGCCTTGAAGCTCAAGGGCACttgggttatgcagcaggacaatgttCCAAAACACACCAGGTGTGGCCTAGTCAAAAGCCTGGACTCAAGTCAGATTGAGATGGGTTGTCATGACCTTAAGCAGGCTATCTGCACTAGAAAACTCCAGCATTATTCGCATCAGTATTGGCTCACCAATGCAGAAGAGTGGGGCAAAAtttctccacagtgatgtgaaagactcactgCTGGATTGTTatcacaaatgcttgattgcagttcttgccaacaaaaggtgaaactaccagttattaggtttagagggcaattactttttcaaatatGGCCAGGTAGATTTGGGtaccctttttcttttaataaatgaaataatttaaaaattgcattttgcatttactcAGGTTGTCTTAGTCTAATATTAGAATTAGTTTGATCTGAAATTTTTAAAGTGTGACAGCCATCACATCATCTTTCTGCAGGCGTCATGTCAGTAACATGCTTTCTATATCTGCAAATTTGCAGGAGCCTGTGTCCGAGTGGTGTGTATGTCATAACAAAGTGTAAGGCACCGTGCATAAGTCTACACAATTTGTTGTTTCTGCATATTTGATGTTAAAGCATCTAGTGCATTCAAGTGCACTAGAAAGAATAACaaaaactactactactaatttCAGAATATTGTTCAGTCACCCCTTTAAGATAAGCCGATTTGGTCAAATGTGGTaattaacactttttttttcttttttcacacattACATAAACTACTCAAACTCATCTTTAAGACCCTTCTTAAGTGAACCACTGCTTGCACAGCTTTGCTGAGAGTGTTATAAACACTGGAGTCGGTGCATACTTCGTTGGACAAGTTATGTGATGCCACAATTTCTAAATAGCCAAAagcatgtatttttttcctttctgttccATTAAAAATTTCAGATAGTAGCTCATCTGGCAAAATGCAACCTTAACCTTGAGAACTATTTGGAGTAGATGTTCATTGTGTGCAagttttattaaaatttggCCAGTAGTAGAAGGAGTAACAATTCTTGTGAACTGCAGACAGATGGATGTCTTGCCATGGGATATTATGCTCATTGGTCCTTTGGCCAGATGAGATATAATGTAGATAGTACAGTTAATATTTCTGAGATCAGTATATACTGATAAGTTGGGCTTCAGCATTTCTGTCACTTAAAGTACTTTTGGAAATCcaacagatttgttttttgaCTGTAAAGAATGTATCCAAAACTCAAAGGAAGTAGTTCAGTCTGGGCACATCTTATTATTTAGCCTTAGATGTTGTCACTTTGTAACTTCAACATCAAATATGAAATCCTCTGGAAGTGTCTCAGTTGGGATGCTCTTCAGCTGCTCATCGTAGCTGCGGAGAGTCCAAAGTTTTTCGAGTTCATACACTTCTCTAGTCTCTGGCAGCATGAAATGAACAACCATATTACCTgagacacagaaaaacaaatactaGTAACTTTTATAGATGGTAAATGTAATGGATAGGAATTGTTAAACAAATAATAAGGATATACATACCAAAGTCAATACAGATCCAATCTTCTGCATCTTTCCCTTCAATCTTGACATTTGGATCTTCATCTTTCTTCAGAAACTTGTACTGGAGTAAAAGCATCATTTGTATGAGTTTAAAGAACAAATATATTTGGCATGCAACATGTAACAAAGAATAAACAGAGGTAAGTTACCACTTTAATGGCATAAAGTGCCATTGCGCGCAAGTGCCTTGGTGACACACCGCTGACGACAATGAAGTACTCAGCGTATTTGATTTGCTCTGGTACTTTAATCACACAGAGGTCCACTGCATTTTCCTGACGCAGAAGAGACACCAGCACATCAAGACTGAAAGTCTCTAAGGATCcttgacaaaaagaaaagaaaatagtaaAGCAGTGTGAGCATGTCAGCAGCACAGGGATCCTACTTTCTTTGAGTCACTGCAAAGCAGTTTggaaaaagacattttactGAAACATATTGGTACTTTGAACATGAGTCACCCACAATGAAATGGCAAAACTGCATTTACCTGGGTAACTAATTAGTATTTTCCAGTAATTTTATACAGAGTTGGTCCTGGTGAGGAACTTTACATTGGTGTTGGTTGAAATcattgaataaaaagaaattagaTATAATCAAAGGTTGTTTATTTGATATATGAATGCAAATACCCTCCAAATTGTCTAGCACATTTGCATGTCCTTTAATACTAGTTTTTAAGTGTTACATGTGTAATTCTATACTTCTATGACTATAAttatttttcttcatcttcttcattaCTTCCTCTTGTCAATATGTGAAGGTGTGGAGTTTGTCAGAAAAATTGTGCAGTGTCTGCAACATTACAAAACCTGAGTAATACATCAGCAAATGTAAACATTacattactttttaattatttataaatTCTGTATATCCCGTGGACATGATCAACAGGCTGCAGGTTTGTGCAGCCTGTTGCATGCTGTAGTGTTCATAACAGTAAATGACACACATCTGACTCTGATTTGGCTTATATGAAACACAACAGCATAAATGACAAgtagttttatatttaatgcGCAATCATATGtcagatttaaaaatatttaatatatttatcaGAGTTTAATTGTTTTCAATGAAACTGCACACATTTGATGTGAACCATCTAAACCGTGTGAATCATCTTTTCCAGTATCCCAACTGTCTATTTTCCTTTGTCTTATCTGTAAGTAAGTAGTAGATATTTACATTCTTTCATCCTTCATGAAATCCCAGTGTTTACTATTACCTGCCAATTAATTACTGgcataaaaataataagcaTATTAAGCGAGAATTTAGGCAACTGCCGTCATATTGGCAGTTTTGTCCGAAATAAGAAGCAGGACTTTGCTTTTGTGCTTCCAACTCACAACCTGAAGATACACCATAAAACCTATTCATGTATCACACTTTCAAGATCAAACGTCGCGTAACCGTGAAACGTCAAGAAATTCAATTATATTACACATGATAAAGCAAGCAAGCGAATGCTCTTGAAACCTTAACACCTCTATCACACTTTAAGTACTTACTGCGACTTAGGGAGCTGTTTTCGCTGCTATTATCGTCCAGCTCATGTGAATCATCTTCAATCACGCCATTACTCTCTGAATTTCGGCTCTCTTCGCTTTCCGAATAACATCTTTTTATGTCAAAGTGCCCGGTGAAGGACGCTGCGTGATGCGAGTGTTGACATGAGGTCAGATTTGCTGTAAAATGTTGAGGCACAGACAGGCTAATGCACCGAGCTTTGGAGATTGAACAAACGCTTCCAAAAGCTTCTGTTCGCGTTAGTAAAACACTACTTCTCAACACCGAGGACAGCACTTTCCGCGAGTGACAGAGTAAATTCATGGTCTTCACCTGCCTAACATTACAGTATCATGGAAACAGCTATCCACGAGTTTACAGagctaaaaacaggaagtgtttcaTGTCTTCGGCTTTTGATTGGCTCTTAATGCATTTTTGTTGGCTTTAAGGTCGTgattgtggagaaaaaaatataGAGCTCCCCCTATCGGCAGCCAAACCTACATGGAAGGTTAGTCCATTGCCCTGTGATTTACTTTGGCTTGACTGATGAGACCACTTTAAACATGTGAAACATGCTTGGAAATCACATTTTAATgatgtaattgttttttttaaagcctatTAACAGTTATTAAATCAATCACAACGTTTCATTTTAAACACCTGACTTATATTGTGGAACCAAATGGCaattgtgattttatttattgcaCATTTCATTCTGCAGAATGACACAAATGTACACACAGGTGTTAAGTGAAGGCCTGTGAGAGTAAAAACGATTGAGTCTTGACCTGCTACCTGCTGACCTGCTCAGGTCAGCAGGTAGCTTGTCACCACCGTGACTGAAAGCACTTTCAGCACACTTGGATCTAATTCTGTGAATAGTTACAAGATCTACATCTGATGACCTGAGCGCAATATAAACTAAAAGAGGGATTTTAAAGGTAATTCTGTATTGAACTGGAGCCAATGAAGTGACTCCAACACTTGGATATGCTCAAGTTTCCACATACTGTATGCATAAGGACTCTGCCTGCTGCATTCTGAATGAGCTGAATTTGAAGTTGATGATGCAAATTGATGCACTGATGCAAATTGAGCATTCAAATAGTCTAACCTGCGTGATATGAATGCATGGACCAATTTCTCACAGTCAGGTTGAGGTAAAAAATTCCTCATTTTGAATATGCAC
The genomic region above belongs to Oreochromis niloticus isolate F11D_XX linkage group LG11, O_niloticus_UMD_NMBU, whole genome shotgun sequence and contains:
- the malsu1 gene encoding mitochondrial assembly of ribosomal large subunit protein 1; translation: MNLLCHSRKVLSSVLRSSVLLTRTEAFGSVCSISKARCISLSVPQHFTANLTSCQHSHHAASFTGHFDIKRCYSESEESRNSESNGVIEDDSHELDDNSSENSSLSRRSLETFSLDVLVSLLRQENAVDLCVIKVPEQIKYAEYFIVVSGVSPRHLRAMALYAIKVYKFLKKDEDPNVKIEGKDAEDWICIDFGNMVVHFMLPETREVYELEKLWTLRSYDEQLKSIPTETLPEDFIFDVEVTK